The Brassica napus cultivar Da-Ae chromosome C7, Da-Ae, whole genome shotgun sequence genome has a segment encoding these proteins:
- the BNAC07G16530D gene encoding uncharacterized protein BNAC07G16530D, protein MLRADMDRKALAITPPLLLLSSFFFHLRGAAFGSSKAFHCLLLLSCLLLSSVNTLHNLADYDSLGSNFAERFQSFNVGVQNVCPSSNLLFSLLPALGSEYHQFDPVVTFFSPGKSWSSSSALTSNNNLSGVVWLSLKPVHIIEFQPFTGFSRIGGGTKPLSKENTREWSISVSGNGLMEQKRCEGLSIEPGDSIKFLFFYRTELSCASGVAVFAVPMKSTAPVLMLSLYKRPVSWWLRAKKLLIALLIAVALLVLIFCFNDHFIEERNNVAVRKAEKPSTITISLEMDTLLRSISKETLQGSNEVVSENSIKPVASVSSCQVEETSELTVKTVKDKKRRRNKKKKKKGAVSELTTDVSSSQSGNSTPRSPLSPEPPAVVVTQAAMKPATTPKPVLSHSATFPVSGTKSMVIIQGSSLAPNARAPGAKSRIEVKDEEEEYRYYDIWGDHLTGLHLMDRFKEVREGRSSSSSSCFGEEDDEFVSLFVKGPHHNLLPGCSLAKPMGLIKK, encoded by the exons ATGCTTCGGGCAGACATGGACCGAAAAGCCCTAGCGATTACGCCTCCACTCCTACTCctttcctccttcttcttccatCTTCG AGGAGCAGCATTTGGTTCATCAAAGGCCTTTCATTGTCTTCTGCTTCTCTCATGTCTCTTGCTCTCCTCAGTTAACACACTACATAACTTGGCTGACTATGACTCTCTTGGTTCCAACTTTGCTGAAAGGTTTCAGAGCTTTAATGTAGGGGTTCAGAATGTTTGCCCCAGTTCAAACCTCCTCTTCTCTTTGCTTCCGGCTTTAGGATCAGAGTATCATCAGTTTGATCCTGTTGTCACCTTCTTTAGTCCTGGCAAATCATGGAGTAGTAGCTCTGCTCTGACGAGTAACAATAATCTATCTGGCGTTGTGTGGCTGTCTCTAAAGCCTGTCCACATCATAGAGTTTCAGCCTTTTACTGGATTCTCACGCATAGGAGGAGGTACCAAACCTTTGTCCAAAGAGAACACAAGGGAGTGGAGTATCTCTGTCTCGGGAAATGGTTTGATGGAGCAGAAACGGTGTGAAGGGTTGTCTATAGAACCAGGGGACTCAATCAAGTTCCTCTTCTTCTACCGGACCGAACTCTCTTGTGCATCTGGAGTTGCTGTTTTTGCAGTGCCTATGAAGTCCACAGCGCCTGTTCTGATGCTTAGTCTTTACAAAAGGCCAGTCTCTTGGTGGCTGCGGGCCAAGAAACTCTTGATCGCGCTTCTTATTGCCGTTGCGTTGCTTGTTCTGATATTCTGCTTCAACGATCACTTCATCGAAGAGAGAAACAATGTTGCGGTTAGAAAAGCTGAGAAGCCATCTACAATCACAATCTCCCTTGAAATGGATACTCTGCTAAGATCCATAAGCAAAGAGACGTTGCAAGGGTCCAATGAAGTGGTTTCCGAGAACAGTATAAAGCCAGTTGCTTCTGTTTCTTCTTGCCAAGTAGAAGAAACATCAGAACTCACTGTAAAGACTGtgaaagacaagaagagaaggcgtaacaagaagaagaagaagaaaggagcaGTCAGCGAGTTAACAACAGATGTTTCAAGCAGTCAGAGCGGAAACTCAACTCCAAGATCTCCATTGTCACCAGAACCGCCAGCTGTTGTTGTTACTCAAGCAGCGATGAAGCCTGCTACTACTCCAAAACCTGTGCTATCACACTCAGCAACGTTTCCTGTTTCAGGTACCAAGTCAATGGTGATCATACAAGGAAGCTCTCTGGCTCCAAATGCGAGAGCTCCTGGAGCCAAGTCAAGAATTGAAGtgaaagacgaagaagaagagtatAGGTATTATGATATATGGGGAGATCACTTGACGGGGCTACATTTGATGGATAGGTTTAAGGAAGTGAGAGAAGGtagaagcagcagcagcagctcaTGTTTTGGTGAAGAAGACGACGAGTTTGTGAGTCTTTTTGTTAAGGGTCCTCATCACAACCTTTTACCAGGCTGCTCTCTTGCCAAACCAATGGGtctaataaagaaataa